The Variovorax paradoxus DNA window AGGTCTACCAGGCGCTGAAGGCCTACAACCGCGACCCGGCGAACGCGGGTGTCCCGCTGACCATGCTCGATGCGATGCGCTCGAAGGTGTTCGACTCGCCGGCCGTCGGCGGCGTGAACATCACCGGCGAGTTCTCCAACCAGTTGGAGAAGCGCCGCTCGGTGGCATCCTACGCAGCGAGCGACGCTGCGAATGCGACGTACAAGAGCATCGCGACCTCCGGTCCCTTCAAGCCTGGGCGCGAAGCCGGCCTGACCTCCGTGTCAGCCAGGATCCTGGACGACGGGAAAATCATCCAGGGCTTCGTGGGTCCGCAGAACAAGAACCCGAAGCTCCCCCTGCTGGCGAACGGCATCACGACGTCGACGGACCAGTACGTGAACGATCCGGGCGGCTACTACGTGCAGGTCGCCATCGACGTGCAGGACACGGTCTACAAGGGCTACATCCCCGAGGGCTTCACGCAGTTCAGTCCGGGCCTGGGCGCCACCATCACCTACAAGGGCGGCCCCGTCGAGTCCGTCCATGCGGACAAAGGCACCTTCCATCCGCCGGAGTACCTGCGCACGCAGCGCCTGGGCTCGCTGGCCGATGCGCAGGCCGTGCTCGCCACCATCGCCAAGGGGCAGACCAAGACCATCTCGCTCACCCGGGCGAGCGAGATCGTCGTGCCGGCCATCGTGACCCAGACCTTCCAATGAGGTGGGGCCGCTGTGCGAGGAAATCCTTCGATGGCGCAAGATCATCCAAAGGCCGCTCGCCTTCTTCCTGCCCTCCTCGCGCTCTGCCTCGCCGTTCCTGGTTCTTCCGCGGCGGCGCAATCGGATGATCCCGAAGCGCAATACGAGCTGGCACGGCGATACAGCAGCGGCGCGGGGGTGCCGATGGACAGGGGACAGGCATTCAAGCTCTACGCCGCGTCCGCCGCCCAGGGCTTTGCGAAGGCGGAATATGAGCTCGCCAACCACTACCGCGGCCGGACGGGCCGGGCGCTGGACCTGGACGTGGCATCCAGCCATCTCGAAAGGTCGGCGCGGCACGGGTACGCACCAGCCCAGGCCGACATGGGCTTCGTTTACTTCAACGGAGACGGCAGCACGCCCAAGGACCTCGCGAAATCATTCCACTGGTTCAAGCGCGCCGCGGACGGCGGCGAGGTGATCGCGCAATGCATGGTGGCCGACTTCTACAAGCAAGGGCTGGGCGGCGTCGAGCGTAACCCTCGCGAGGCATTCAAGTGGTACCGGCTGACCGCGACCCGCGCCGACCGATGCGCCGCGAAGTCTCAATATGAGCTGTACGCAAGCTATGCGTCGGGCAGCGGTGTCCGCAAGGACCTGCCGACGGCCATGGCCTGGTTGAAGCGCGCAGCGAAAGCCGACAATCCCCAGGCTCAACGCGCCCTGGGCCTGGCTTATGAGAACGGTGTTGGCCTCGAGCGCAACCCGGTGCTCGCGCGCACGTGGCTCAAAAAATCCCGCGAAGGGGTCGCACCGCACGATGACCACGAGCACGACCATGAGCACGAGGACGAACCGAAGCCAGGGCGCGTCCCCGTCCCGGGGCACGCCCACTGACGCGCGCCAGGAAGGCCCAGCACGCTAGGCGCTCGCCCGACGAACGATCGTGAAGCCCACATCGACGATCAGCTCCGGCGGACGCCGTCCTGCGGCCCGCTCGACGATGCAGTCGGCCGCGATCTGGCCGATGCGCCGCCCATCGATCCGCACGGTGGTCAGCGCCGGGTCCAGGTCCGCCGCAAAGTTCAGGTCGCCGAAACCGACGACCGAAAGATCGGCGGGAACGCCGAGGCCGGCGGCACGCGCTTCGGTCAGCACGCCCAGCGCCAGCATGTCGGAACTGCAGAAGACCCCGTCGACCGGCAGGTTGGACTGCAGGATCGAGCGCAGGGCGCGCCGCCCGTCGCTGAGCTTGGTCGGCGCGGGGACGAGATGCACGATCGGGGCCACGGCACCCTGTGCCTGCGCCATGGCGGTGAACGCTTCGGCCCGGCGCACCGACCGGGGATCGTCGCCGCCGATCAGGGCGAGCCGCCTGCGGCCCTTCTGGAGCAGGTATTCCGCGACGCTGCGGCCGACGGCCTCGTGCGAGAAGCCGACCAGCATGTCGATCGGATCGAGCGCCACATCCCAGGTCTCGACGATCGGAATGCCCGCCGCAAGGAGCCGCTGGCGCCCGAGCTCGCTGTGCACGACGCCGGTGAGCACGATGCCGTCGGGCCGACGCCCGATGATGTCGCGCACGAGGTCGTCCTCCGTCGACGTGCTGTATCCGCTCTGCCCCACCATGAGTTGGTAGCCGTGCTGCTGGAGCCGGGAATTCAGCGCCTCGATGGTGTCCAGGAAGACGGGCCCCGACAGGGTCGGCACCACCGCCGACACCAGGCGTGTCTTGGCGGAGCGCAGCCCCCCCGCGCCACGATTCGGCACGTAGCCCGTGGCCGCCACGGCCGCCTGCACCTTGGCGAGCGTCTTGGCGTTGACCGAGTGGGGCGCATTGAAGACCCGCGACACCGTCATCGCCGACACGCCCGCGAGCTTGGCGACGTCCATCACGGTGACGCTCAGATGGCGAGGCTGCAAAGGACGATCTGTCATGGTTGGAAGCGGACTATAACGGCCGGGGCCGGCGCCTTCCGAGGCCCGCACCGCGAATCCGGTTAAGCTTTTCGCGCCCCTTGCCACCGTCCATGCCGACCTCTTCGAACAAACAACCTGCCGCAGCAGGACGTTCCGCGCCCTCGCCTCTGCCGCCGCGCCGCGGAAGAGTTGCCGGCGGCATCACCCTGCTCGAAGTCGCTCGCCTGGCGGGGGTTTCCGCGATGAGCGTGTCGCGCGCGCTGAACACGCCCGAGCAGGTTTCGGCCGCCATCCTCGCGAAGGTTCGCGCGGCGGTCGAGTCGACGGGCTACGTCGCCAACCGGGTGGCCGGAAGCCTGGCCTCCCAGCGAAGCCGCCTGGTCGCGGCTGTCGTTCCTTCGATTGCCGGGCCGGTGTTCCAGGAAATGGTGCAGTCCCTCATCGCCGAACTCGCGGCCCGCGACCACCAGTTGATGCTGGGCCAGAGCGGCTATGGCACGCAGAAGGAGGACGCGCTGCTCGAAGCCATCATCGGACGTCGGCCCGACGGCATCGTGCTGGGCGGGGTCGTGCCCTCTCCGGCCGGCCGGCGGCAACTTGTGGCCTCGGGCATTCCCGTGGTGGAGACGTGGGACATGGTGCAGGACCCGATCGACATGCTGGTCGGCTTCTCGCACGAGGCCATCGCGACCGCCGTGGCCACGTTCCTGATCGAGCGCGGCCGTCGCCACCTGGGGTTCATCGGCGGCAATCACGAGCGCGCGGCCCGTCGGGCCAGTGCTTTCGTCGACTCCGCGCTCCACGGCCCGGCGCGCGAGCGCGCGGTCGCTGTGCAGGTCGAGACCGTGGTTGCACCGGCAACCGTGCGCAGCGGCCGCCAGGCGCTGGGCGAGATGCTGCGGCATCAGCCCGAGACCGACGCCATCTTCTGCAGCTCGGACGTGCTGGCGCTCGGCGTCGTCACCGAGGCCGCGGCGCGCGGCCTGCGCGTGCCGCAGGACATCGCCGTGGTCGGCTTCGGCGACCTCGATTTCGCGGCGGACGTCTCGCCTTCGCTCACCACCGTGCGCATCGACAGCACGCGCATCGGCCAGCTCGCGGCTCGGTTCATCGTGAGCCGAAGCGAAGGCCTCGAGGTCGAAGAAGCAAAGGTCGACGTCGGCTTCTCCATCGTTTCGCGCGAGAGCGCCTAGATAGAAACCCGCACACGCGGGCCCGCATATGGCCGTAACATGGGCTTTTGGTAGCGCTACCAAATCATCGCAGAAAGCCAGATGTCCACCACCATTCGATCGATCGACTGCCTCCAGCTTCGATTGCCCTTCGACCACGGCGCGCCGGCACCCCTGTTCGCCGGACGGCCGAGAACCACGCTGGACAGCGGCCTTGTCCGCGTCGAGCTCGATAACGGCCTGGTCGGCTGGGGCGAATCGTATGGCGCCGAACTCGACGCTCTCTCGGCGATCTTTCGCAGCCGGGTCGCCCCCCTCGCGGCTGGCCGGGACGCGGCCGACCCCGAGCTCATGGCTTCGCTTGAACGCACGCTGCACAACATGGGCCGCTCGGGGCCGGTGCTGCATGCGTTGAGCGGCCTGGACATCGCGATCTGGGACCTGAGGGCGAAGATCGCCGGCGTGCCGCTGCATGTCCTGCTCGGCGGAGCGAGACGCACCCGCCTGCCCGCGTACGCGTCGCTGCTTCAGTACTACGGCGACACGGCGCTGGTGGAAAGGAATGTGGAGCGTGCGCTGGCAGCCGGCTTCACACAGGTGAAGCTGCACGAGAAGACTCCCGAGGCCGTGGCCGCCGCGCGCAGCGTGATGGGCCCGGACATGCCGCTGATGGTCGACGCGAACTGCGCCTGGACGGTCGATCAGGCCGACGAGGTCGTGGCCAGGATGGCGGCCTTCGGCCTGCACTGGATCGAGGAGCCGCTCTGGCCGCCGGAGGACATCGAGGCACTTGGTGCATTGCGCGTGCGAACCGGCGTGCCGACCGCAGCCGGCGAGAACGCCAGCAGCGTGCATGAACTGAGCGCCATGGCGAGAGCCCAGGCCGTCGATTACCTGCAGCCGAGCGCGATCAAATCGGGCGGCGTCACCACGCTGCTGCGGCTCTCGCGCGAGTGCGCCGGCAGCGCCGTGCATTGCGCCCCGCAGTCGGCCTTCTTCGGCCCCGGGTTGCTGGCCACGCTGCATGTGCTGGCAGCGCAGGAAGACGAAGTGCATGTGGAGCGACTCTTCTGCGATCTCGGCTTCACGCCTTACGGCGACGCGGTGCCCTGCGTCGACGGCGCCTTTCAGCTGACGGACCGGCCCGGGCTGGGCGCCGACCCGGAAGCAGCGCTGCTCGACAGCGGCTTCGTGCGCTGCATCTAGACCTTATTTTCAGGAGACAAAAAATGCCCATGCACAAAAGGCGATCGCTGATCCTCGGAGGCGCCGCGCTTTCCTTGGTGGGGTCTCTCGGCGCGGGGCGCCTCGCGCTCGCGGACACGAAGACGGCGGTCCGCCTCATCGTGCCCTACCCCCCGGGTGCCGCCACGGACACGCTCGGCCGCCTGATGGCGCAGGCATTGGAGCCCGCCGTCGCGGCGCCGGTGATTGTCGACAACCGGGGAGGTGCCGGCACGCAGATCGGCACGCGCGCCGTCGCCACGGCGGCACCGGACGGCCGCACGCTCGGCTTCGTCGACACGGCATTCGTGATCAACCCCGGGCTTTTCGGCAGCGCGCTGCCGTACGACACGGAGAAGGACTTCGCGCCAATTTCGCTCATGGCATCGGCGCCGCTGGTGCTGATCGTGCACAGCGCGGTTCCCGCAGCGACGCTGAAGGAGTTCGTCGCCCTTGCCAAGGCAAAGCCGGGCAGTCTCAACTACGGATCGGCCGGCGTCGGCAGTGCGCCACATCTGGCCGGCGAGCAGTTGCGCACGGCCGCCGCGATCGACATCAACCACGTGCCGTACCGCGGCGGCGGCACCGTACTGAACGACCTGCTCGCGGGCCACGTCCAGTTCGGGTTCACCACGGTCCCCACGATGATCGACCACATCCGCGCGGGCACCGTCCGCGCCTTGGCAGTCACCGGGACGCGCCGGGCCGCGCAACTGCCCGACACGCCGACGATGCAAGAGGCTGGGCTGCCCAGCGTCGACGCCACGCCGATCTTCGGTTTGATCGGCCCTGCCAGATTGGCGCCGGACACCGTGTCCCGGCTGTCGTCCACCGCCGCGCAAGCCGTGCGGGCGGGCCCGCTGCATCAGAAGCTCGTCGAACTCGGCTTCGTGCCGGTCGGCAGCAGCGCCGAGGAGTTCAGGACCCGCATCCGCCAGGAGATCGAGAAATGGGCGGCGGTCGTCAAGGCTGGCAACATCAAGCCCAATGCCTGAGACGACGCCCGCAAGCCCACATGCAGCCACTCGTTTCCCTGCGACGGCCGAGGCCTTGCGCTCCGCAGAACAGCGCGCGGCCTACGACCTGATCGCACGGCGGCGCGGCCGCGTGCCGGCCCCCTACCTGCCCCTGCTGGGGAGCCCCCGAATCGCCGATCTTCTGGAACAACTCTCGACCGAGCTTTGGACCGGCACACTGCCGCAGCGGGTGCTGGAAGCCGTCTTCCTCATGGCTGCGCACAGGCAGCAATGCCGCCACCAATGGAAGACTCACGCACCCAAGGCCTTGTCGGCCGGGCTTTCGCTGGAGATGGTTGAAGCAATTGCGGCCGGCAAGATTCCGGAGGATGGCGGATCGGTGGAAGCAGCCGGGCGGTTCTTCCTGGCGCTCACCGAACACCATTGCGTCGCGGACGACGTGTTCGAGCAAGTACAGCGGCACTTCGGAGAACGCGGCACGGCCGAACTGGTTGCATTCTGCGGACTGGCCGGAACCGTCGCCCTGCTCTTGAATGTGCAGTTGCCTCACGCACCGGCCAGCCCGACCTGAGATCCGTCAATGACTGACGGTCGTCCGCCGCAGAAGAGACTATTTCGCAGGCGAGAAAGAGGTTGGCGCCAAGAACGAGTTGTCCATCTTCGCAACAATCGGTCCGGCTGCCTCGCTCGCCTTTCTGATCTCGACCCATTCGGGATCGACGACAAACTTGCCCCACTTGACCTCACGATCGGCCAGGCTCTCCCAGACAAGCATGTAGGTAAGCGCGTTGCTGTCAGGTCCGACTGCAGTCGTCCAATATCCGAGTTGACGAATTCCCAGCCGGTTCCAGATGCCCACGGTGTGATCGCGAAATCTGGCAAGAACGTCGGGTAGCCGGCCAGGCATTGCGGTATAGACGCGTAGTTCGTAGATCATCGACATCAGTCCTGAAAGATTGTTGCGAGTTGACGGGGTGGCGGGCGTGACCGCCAGGCTCACATTGTGCTAGGACGCGGCTGCGTCCTTGGCGGCCACCTCGATCTCGACCAGCACACGGCCGGCCGCGACCTGGTCGCCGGTCTTCACGTGCAGCGCGATCACCTTGCCGGCCACCGGCGCTGCGTGGATGTGTTCCATCTTCATGGCCTCGAGCGTGACGAGCGGCTGGCCCGCCTGGACCATGTCGCCGACCGCTGCCATCACCGCGACCACACGGCCGTTCATCGAGGCGCGCACCTTGCCGTCGCCGCCGGCCTCGCCCTGGCGCGCGGTGGCGGCCCGGGTCTTGTCCTCGATGCGCACCGGAACTCCGCGGTAATGCAGCAGCAGCGTGGCGCCGTCCCGGTGGAAGGCCGCGCTTTCGTAGAGGCCGTCGCACACGAAGCGCGCGGCGTGCTCGCCGATCTCGGCCAGCTCGACACCATAGGCGGCATCGCCGATCGACACCTCGAAATGGCGCTGCTGCTGCAGCACGACGCTTGCGCTCACCGCGGTGTCCTCGACCTCGAAGCGCAGCGAGATCGGCAGGTTGTGCGTCATGCGCCGGCCGGTCGACGGCGCGCGGCGCGCACCGGTGGTCTCGTAGAGCAGCACGGCCGCGATGGCGGCGGCGCGCGCGCGCGCCTCGGTGTCGGGCGCGAGCAGCGCCTCCTGGTTCTGCGCGATGAAGGCGGTGGTGGCGCCGCCGGCCGCGAAGACCGCATGGCCCAGGCAGCGGTGCAGGAAGGCCTGGTTGGTGGTCACGCCCAGCGCCACCGCATCCTCGAGGCCGGCCATCAGTTGCCGCCGCGCGGCCTCGCGCGTGTCGCCGTGGCTGATGACCTTGGCGATCATCGAGTCGTAGTACGACGGAATTTCGCCGCCGGAGCGCAAGGCGTGCTCCACCCGCAGCTGGGCCGGCATCTCCCACAGCGCCATGGTGCCGCTCTGCGGCATGAAGCCCTTGTCGGCGTCTTCGGCGCACAGCCGCACTTCGATCGCATGGCCTTGGAAGTTCACCTGCTCCTGCGTGATCGGCAGCGCTTCGCCGCCGGCCACACGCAGTTGCAGCGCGACGAGGTCGAGGCCGGTGATGGCTTCGGTCACCGGATGCTCGACCTGCAGCCGGGTGTTCATTTCCATGAAGTAGTAGTTGCCCTCGGCGTCGAGCAGGAACTCGAGCGTGCCAGCGCCTTCGTAGCGGATGGCCTTGACCGCGGCCACCGCGGTGGCGCCCATGCGTGCGCGCAGCTCGGCGTCGACGGCTGGCGATGGCGCTTCCTCGATCAGCTTCTGGTGGCGGCGCTGCACCGAGCAGTCGCGCTCGCCCAGGTGGATCGCATTGCCATGGCGGTCGGCGAAGACCTGGATCTCGATGTGGCGCGGCTCGACGATGGCGCGCTCCAGGATCACCTCGGGGTCGCCGAAGGCGCTCTGCGCCTCGGAGCGCGCGCTGCGCAGCAGCTCGGGGAATTCCTTGGCCGAAGGCACCAGCCGCATGCCGCGCCCGCCACCGCCGCCCGTGGCCTTGATCATCACCGGGAAGCCGATGCGCACGGCCTCGGCCGCGAGCCGCTCCTCGCTCTGGTCGCCGCCCTGGTAGCCGGGGATGCAGGGCACGCCGGCCGCCTGCATCAGCGTCTTGGCGCCGGCCTTGTTGCCCATCGACACGATGGCTTCGGCCGACGGACCGATGAACACCAGGCCCGCGTCCTGGCAGGCCCGCGCGAAGTCCTCGTTCTCGGCAAGGAAGCCATAGCCCGGGTGCACCGCGTCGGCACCGCTGAGCTTCGCCGCCTCGATGATCGCGGGAATGCGCAGGTAGGACTGCGCGGGCAGCGGTTCGCCGATGCACACGGCCTGGTCGGCCTCGCGCACGTGGCGCGCGCCGGCATCGGCCGTGGAGTACACGGCGACCGTGCGGTAGCCGAGCGCACGCGCGCTGCGGATGATGCGCAAGGCGATCTCGCCGCGGTTGGCGATCAGGATCTTGCGGAAGGGAGTGAGGGGGGAGGCCGAGGCGGCCATGGAGCGTGCGTCTCGCTTCTTTTTCTTCGGCTCAGGGCCGCGCCACGGAGAACTGCATCTTCTGCGGCGCGCGCTGTTCGGCATCGCGGCAGATCGACAGCACCTTGCTCAGCACCGCACGCGTGTCGCGCGGGTCGATCACGCCGTCGTCGAGCAGGTGCGCGCTGGTGGTGAAGACGCTCATCTGGCTGTCGAAGCGGTCGATGATGCGGCGCTCCATCTCGGCGAGCTTCTCGCGGTCGACCTCGCCGCCCTTGCGCTTCATCGCGGCCTCGGTCACGTTGATCATGGTCTGCGCGGCCTGCTCGCCGCCCATCACCGCTGTCTTGGCGTTGGGCCAGGAGAAGCAGAAGCGCGGATGGAAACCGCGTCCGCACATGCCGTAGTTGCCGGCCCCGAAGGAGGCGCCGCAGTAGATGGTGATCTGCGGCACGGTGGCATTGGTCACGGCCTGGATCATCTTGGAGCCGTGCTTGATGATGCCGGCCTCCTCGTGATCCTTGCCGACCATGAAGCCGGTCGTGTTGTTGAGGTAGAGGATCGGTGTCTTCGACTGGCAGCAGGCCTGGATGAAGTGCGTGGCCTTGGTCGCGCCGGCCGGGTCGATCGGCCCGTTGTTGGTGATCACGCCCAGCGGCATGCCTTCGATCTTGATGTGGCCGACCACGGTCGCGCCGCCGTAGTTCTCGCCGAACTCGAGGAACTCGGAGTCATCGGCAATGCGCGCGATGACCTGCTTCATGTCGACCGGGCGCTTGTGATCCATGGGCATCACGCCCAGCAGCTCTTCCGCGTCGTAGCGCGGCGGCTTGAAGCTGCGTTCGGGCTCGGCGGGCATGCCGCGCTGCCAGTCGATGTTGGCCAGGATCTCGCGCGCCAGCCGGATCGCGTCGCGGTCGTCCTCGGCCAGGTAGTCGCCAAGGCCCGAGATCGAGGTATGCATCAGCGCGCCGCCCAGCTCCTCTTCGGTCGCGATCTCGCCGGTCGCGGCCTTGAGCAGCGGCGGTCCCGCGAGGAAGGCCCGTGAGCGGCCCCGCACCATGATGATGTAGTCGGACAGGCCCGTCTGGTAGGCGCCGCCCGCAGTGGACGAGCCGTGCGTGACCGTGACCACGGGCAAGCCCGCGGCCGAGATGCGCGCAATGTTGCGGAACAGGTTGCCGCCGGTGACGAATTCCTCGACCTTGTAGGTCATGAGGTTCGCGCCCGCGCTCTCGACCAGTTGCACATAGGGCAGCTTGTTCTCCAGCGCCAGCTCCTGCATGCGCAGTTGCTTGGGAATGCCCATGGGCTGCAGCGCGCCGGCATCGATGCCCGAGTCGGAGGCGTTGACCATCACGCGCACGCCCGAGACCCAGCCGATGCCGCCGATCACCCCGCCGCCCGGCACGCTCTTCTCCAGGTCGGGATTGTCCAGCCCGAGCCCGGCCAGCGAGCCGATCTCGAGGAAGGGCGTACCCGGGTCGAGCAGCAGCGACAGCCGCTCACGCGGCAGCAGCTGCCCGCGCTTCTCGAAACGCTCGCGGGACTTGCCCGATGTGGCAATGCTGCGCTTCTCGTAGCCGCGTACGCGGTCGATCAGGGCCAGCATGCCGGCGCGATTGGCCTCGAAGGCCTCGCTGCCAGGGACAACGTTCGACTCGATGATTGCCATCGCTGTGGTGCTGCAGGTGCCGGTTGGCGTTGGGTTCGCGGACTGTCGTATGGGTGCCAGCTTAGGAAAAGCTCCAGGACCGGTCTTGCGCGAACTGGCTGCGGCCCGCGCTTCATTCCGGCGGCCGTGCAGCCACTCGACACAAGCGCCGCGGCGAAGGCTTCGCTAAGCTGGCCCGAGCAGAGGACACCCAATGACAGGCACTCCCGGCACAACGGCCCGCACCGTCCGCATCGGTGGCGCATCCGGCTTCTGGGGCGACAGCATGGTCGCGGCGCCGCAACTGGTGCAGAGCGGACGGCTCGATTATCTGGTCTTCGACTACTTGGCCGAGACGACGATGGCCATCTTGGCCTCGGCACGCGCCAAGAACCCTGACATGGGCTACGCGACGGACTTTGTGGACATCGCGATGAAGTCCGTCCTGGCAGAGGTCAAGCAACAGGGCATCAAGGTTGTGAGCAATGCGGGCGGCATCAATCCGCACGGTTGCGCTGCCGCCCTGAAGGCGCTGGCAGATGCGCAGGGCATCATGCTGCGCATCGCCGTGGTCGAAGGCGACGACGTGAGCGCCCTGATGCCGGGACTGCGCAAGCGCGGCACGCGTGACATGTTCACCAACGAGGCGCTGCCGGACAAGGTACTCAGTGCCAACGCCTATCTGGGCGCAGCTCCGATCGCCGCCGCACTGGCAGCCGGTGCGGAGGTGGTGATCACTGGCCGTTGTGTGGACAGCGCTGTAACGCTGGGGCCGCTGATGCACGAGTTCGGATGGCAGGTCGACGACTACGACCTGCTGGCCTCGGGAAGCCTGGCAGGCCACATCATCGAATGCGGTTGCCAGGCCACGGGTGGCCTGCACACCGATTGGGAAGACATTCCCGACTGGGCACACATCGGTTACCCCATCGTGGAGTGCCATGCCGATGGCAGCTTCATCGTGACCAAGCCTGAAGGCACGGGCGGGAAAGTGATCCGCGCCAATGTGGCGGAACAGATGCTCTACGAGATCGGCGATCCCGGAGCCTACCTGCTGCCCGACGTGAGTTGCGATTTCCGGGACGTGACGATCGAACAGCAAGAAGAGAATCGCGTGCGCGTGAGCGCCGCCAAGGGCCGCGCGCCGACATCGCAATACAAGGTATCGGCCACTCAGCTGGATGGCTTCCGCTGCGCCGGGAGCATGGTGATCATCGGCATCGATGCCGAGAAGAAGGCTCGCCGCACAGCCGAAGCCATCATCGAGCGAACCAGCGAAATCCTGCGTCAGAGCAACCTGCCCCCCTTCACCTCGACCTACATTGAAGTCATTGGCTCCGAAACTCTGTACGGGCCGCATGCGCGCACCCGCCAGGTGCGTGAAGTCATGATGCGCGTGGTGGCCAACCACCCGCAGAAGGCGGCCCTGGCGATGTTCGGACGCGAGATTGCGCCCGCGGGCACATCCTGGGCTCCAGGAACCACCAGCCCGGGCGGAGGGCGCCCTTCGGTGTCACCGCTGATCAAGCCGTTTTCCCTCCTCCTGGACAAGACAGCGGTGCAGCCGACCTTCGTTCTCGATGGCTCGCGGCATGCGGTC harbors:
- a CDS encoding acyclic terpene utilization AtuA family protein, whose protein sequence is MTGTPGTTARTVRIGGASGFWGDSMVAAPQLVQSGRLDYLVFDYLAETTMAILASARAKNPDMGYATDFVDIAMKSVLAEVKQQGIKVVSNAGGINPHGCAAALKALADAQGIMLRIAVVEGDDVSALMPGLRKRGTRDMFTNEALPDKVLSANAYLGAAPIAAALAAGAEVVITGRCVDSAVTLGPLMHEFGWQVDDYDLLASGSLAGHIIECGCQATGGLHTDWEDIPDWAHIGYPIVECHADGSFIVTKPEGTGGKVIRANVAEQMLYEIGDPGAYLLPDVSCDFRDVTIEQQEENRVRVSAAKGRAPTSQYKVSATQLDGFRCAGSMVIIGIDAEKKARRTAEAIIERTSEILRQSNLPPFTSTYIEVIGSETLYGPHARTRQVREVMMRVVANHPQKAALAMFGREIAPAGTSWAPGTTSPGGGRPSVSPLIKPFSLLLDKTAVQPTFVLDGSRHAVDIAAGTRDPQSPPPRFPEDWVDANEPQEEVRLIELAYGRSGDKGNISNIGLIARRAEWLPLLWKRLQPEVVEGYFKHLPAGKVSRFYLPGTASMNLLVHDALDGGGPSSMRMDPLGKGMAQMLLDIGILVPRRIAVQARKGHPRG